From Triticum aestivum cultivar Chinese Spring chromosome 7B, IWGSC CS RefSeq v2.1, whole genome shotgun sequence:
CAATGCCACGCGGTCCGCGCTCGAGTCCAGCCGCGTCGAGCTCGCGGGCCTCCACGCGCGCCTCGGCACCGCCACCGCGCTCCTCCAGACCCTCCTCGCCGAAGCGCGCGGCGGCGATGATCAGCAGAAGGAGGAGGCGCCCGCGTCCGGCAACGGGTGGTGGGCGCGCGAGCTGGCCGGCGAGCTCAAGCTGGCTGTCGGGAACGCCACCGCCGGCGAGGCGGCTCTTGGCCACGCGTGCGGCCGCTTCCAGGACGAGCTCGAGCGATACATGGACTACAAGCCCGGCGGCGAGTGCCCGTCCGACGCGGCGCTCGAGCACCTGCTCATGCGTGGGGGCTGCGAGCCCCTgcctcggcggcgttgccggccGCGGTCACCGGCGGGGTACGTGGAGCCAGCGCCGCTGCCGAAGAGCCTGTGGTCAATGCCGGCGGACGCCAGCGTCGTCTGGGACGCATACCACCCGTGCAAGAACTACTCGTGCATGGCGAGCCGCGGCTTGGGCTTCGACCTCCGCGGCCGGCGCGAGAAGGGCCTGTGGACGCGCGACGACGCCGCGCTCGCCTACTCCGTCGACACGGCGCTCGCGGCCAAGCCCAAGGGCACGGTGCGCATCGGACTCGACatcggcggcgggggcggcacgTTCGCGGCCCGGATGCGCGAGCACGGGGTGACCGTAGTGACCGCGACCACCAACACTGGGGCGCCGTTCGGCAGCTTCATCGCCTCGCGGGGGCTCATACCACTGCACGTCGGCCCGGCGCGCCGCCTGCCCTTCTTCGACGGCACGCTCGACGTCGTACACGCGGGACGCGAGCTGACGGGCGGCTGGATGGTGCCCGGCGACGGCGTGGCGCTGGAGTTCGCGCTGTTCGACGTCTACAGGGTTCTCAGGCCCGGGGGGCTGTTCT
This genomic window contains:
- the LOC123162050 gene encoding probable methyltransferase At1g29790 is translated as MEGELLGKKQLSPPNRRRWCRCSTTTVTLLLFLVTNTTSILLSSGAGASVVRRYEPATVRLWDDSAALLADLNATRSALESSRVELAGLHARLGTATALLQTLLAEARGGDDQQKEEAPASGNGWWARELAGELKLAVGNATAGEAALGHACGRFQDELERYMDYKPGGECPSDAALEHLLMRGGCEPLPRRRCRPRSPAGYVEPAPLPKSLWSMPADASVVWDAYHPCKNYSCMASRGLGFDLRGRREKGLWTRDDAALAYSVDTALAAKPKGTVRIGLDIGGGGGTFAARMREHGVTVVTATTNTGAPFGSFIASRGLIPLHVGPARRLPFFDGTLDVVHAGRELTGGWMVPGDGVALEFALFDVYRVLRPGGLFWLDHFVFPGAQLNATYAPMLHRVGFKRLRWNAGQKPDGGVEKNEWYLSALLQKPMT